The sequence CCAGCAGCAGCGCCCCGACGGCGAGCACCGGGCGCGTCAGCCCCGGGACGAACGCCGCGAACCCCGCCGTACGCAGCGCCAGCGCCAGCAGCATCGAGTGCCGCAGCCCGATCCGCGCCACCACCGGACCCGCGACCACACCCCCGGCGAACTGGATCAGCGAGGCCACCGCCAGCACGAGGCCGACCGTGCCGAGGCCGATGCCCAGCCGCTGGTGCAGCAGCACCGACACGTAGGGCAGCACGGCGAAGCTGCCCAGCGTGATCAGGAACGAGCCCGCCAGCAGGAACCGCTGAGGACCGGAGAACGGCCGCCGCACACGCGACTCGGGGGACGCCTTCGCGGGCAGCGGCCTCACCGCACCGTGCTCACGGCGCCGCGGCCACGACCGGGCGCACCCGCACGGCCGCGCTCCACGCCCGGTGCTGGGCCAGCTCCGCCGTCCGCCCCTCGGCCAGCACCATGCCCGTGCAGCCGCGCTGGTCGCCGACGTGGACCACGCTCTCGCCGGGCTCACGCACCGGGAACCACTCCACCGACCCGGGAAACGCGGCGAGTTCGTCGAGACCGAGCCAGCCCTTCAGCACTCCGGGCCGCTCCGGGTACACCAACACGAAGCCGTACGCGGGGCCTTCGGCGTCGAGCGGGGCGTCCAGCAGCGCCGGGCGGCGGCCCAGCGCCTCGTCCGTCATCGCCGTGTAGACATTGGTCCCCAGTGTGCGGCAGAGCACCTCGCCGACCAGCGCACCACCGATCCTCCGGTTGATCTCGACCAGTTCGGGTCCGTCGGCGGTCAGGATGAACTCCACATGGGCGAAGCCCCGTTCGTGCCCGGCCGCCGCCAGGACCCGGCCCACCCACGTCTCGATCCCGGCCCGTTCGGCCTCCGGCAGCGCCACCGGGAACGCCGCCGCCTCCTCCCGTACCACCGCGGCCCGGGACGTCTGGCGGCTCAGCACCCCGAGCAGCCGGGTCGTCCCGTCCCAGCTGAGGGTCTCCGCGCTGTACAGCGGACCGGCGAGGAACGCCTCGGCGAACAGCGTTCCCGTCAGGCGCTGTCCGGCCGCGTCCGCCAGGGCCCGGTGCAGGTCCTCCTCGTCGTGCACGACCCACACGTGGCGCGACGAGGTGCCCGCCGAGTCCTTCAGGACCGCGGGCAGCCCCACTGCCCGCAGCACCTCCCCGGCGCCTTCGGGACCCGGCGGGACGGCTACGGCCGTGCTGCGGCTCAGCCCGCGCGCGTGGAGCGTCTCCCGGACCCGGCGCTTGTCCCGGAGCAGCGCCACGGACGTCGGATCCGGCCCCGGCAGTCCGCGTTCGCGGGCGAGTTCGGCGGCCGGCAGGCTCCAGGTGTCCGTCGTGTTGATCAGCCCGGCCAGGTCCGGCACGGCGGCCAGCGCCCGGCGGACGGCGTCCTGGTCCCACGTGTCGGTATCGACGACGTCCAGCGCGTCCGGCGGCAGCACCGCCAACTCGTGCCGGTAGACCGCACGGTCACCGGTCAGCAGGCACAGCCGGTGCCCCGCCCGTGCGGCGGCCTCCGCCATCCGCCCCAGACCGAAGGACAGGGACTCCAGTGCGACGATCGTCATGGCAGCAGCTCCACGCTCGGTACGGAGGAAGGGGAGGGAGACGGGGAAGGCGACGGGGAGGAAGGGGACGAGGAGGGGGAAGGGACATCGCCCTCGGCGGTCCGGGCCCCCTCGGAGGCCCACGTCCCCTCGGCGGTCCTGGCGGCCTCCGGAGCGCCCCGCCCGGCCCACTCCATCACCGACCACGGCGGCCGCAGGTCGTCCGGCGAAGCGATCGTCCGGGGCCGCAGTCCCGCCGGGTCCAGGGCCTCGGCGTGCCGGGCGAACACCCGCTCCGCGTACCGGTGTCCGGTGTCTGCGCCCAGCACCAGATGCAGCCGCCCGGGGTCGCGGGCCGCTTCCCAGGAGGCCGTCAGATGGGCCGCTCCGGTGGAGAGTCCCGCGAACACCGCGTGCTCCCGCAGCAGTCCGACCGCCCCGGCCATCGCATGGCGGAAGTCCAGCCAGTGGACCGTGTCGTACAGCTCGTGGCGGACGTTCCCGAACGGGATCGAGCTGCCGATGCCCGCGATGATCGCCTCCGGGTCCTCGAACCGCTCGCTCCCGAAGGTCACACTGCCGAACGGCTGGATGCCCACCAGCCGCACCGGGCGCCCCGACTCCCGCAGCGCACGCGCCAGTCCACCGGTCGACGCACCCGTGCCCACCGCCCCGACCACGGTCAGCGGACCTTCCGGCAGCGCCCCGGCCAGCAGCTCCGCGAACTCCCGGTAGCCCTCGTGGTGGATCCCGTCGTGGTACTGCCGCATCCAGTGGAAGTCGGGCCGTTCGGCCAGCAGCCGGCGCACATGCCGGACGCGCAGCTCCTGGTCCAGACGCAGGCTCTGCGAGGGCGGCATCGCGTCGACCGTCGCGCCGAGGATCTCCAACTGCGCCCGCATCGTGGCGTCCACGGTGGTGGAGGCGACGATGTGGCAGCGCAGCCCGTAGCGGTGGCAGGCCATGGCGAGGGCCAGCGCGTAGATCCCGCTGGAGCTGTCGACCAGGGTCTGCCCGGGGACCACCCGGCCCCGGCGCAGCAGTGAACGGACCGCGCCGAGCGCCGCGTACACCTTCATCGTCTCGAAGCGGGCGAGGACGACGTCGTCGGTCAGCCGGACCAGGTCGGGGGTCTTCACCGCGTCGGTGATGTGGCCGTGGACCACCGCGGCGGTGGAACTGCGCGGACGGGCGTCCGCCCCGGCCCTCACGTGCGCCGCCCGCGCACGACGAGCCGGTCCGAGTGCTGGTCGTAGCCGGACGCGTCGAAGCCGCCGAAGCACTCCACGTCGGTGAAGCCCGCGCTCTCGAAGAGGGCGTGCAGCTCGGCCGCCGAGTAGAGCCAGGAGGTGATGGAGGCGGTGCGGGCGGTCGTGCCGCGCACCAGCGTCCAGTCGGTGCGCAGCCGCCGCCAGCTGTCGAGGACGGTGTCGCGCTGGACGACGTAGGCGCCGTCGGGCAGGTCGACCGCCTTCGGCCGCCCGATCCAGCCCGCCAGCACCTCCTTGCCCATCACGTCCACCAGGAGCTGCCCGCCCGGTGCGAGGCTTTCACGGGCGTTGCGCAGCACCCGCAGGTTGTCCTCGGCCTCGTCGAAGTAGCCGAAGGACGTGAAGACGTTCAGGATCACGTCGAAGGCGCCCGGCTCCCGGTACGTGAGCATGTCGGCGCGCTCCAGCCGGACGGCTGCGCCCGCCGCGTCGCAGGCGGTACGGGCCCTCTCCAGCATCGACGGGGACAGGTCGACGCCCGTCACCTCGTACCCGCGGCCCGCCAGCGGCACCACGAAGAGGCCGGGGCCGCAGCACAGGTCCAGGACTCTCGTGCCCGGCGGGAAGTCCAGCAGCGGGGAGGACGCGACCAGGGCGGCGGCGGACCCGGCCCGTGCCGGTGGGAACATCGTCGCGGCGAAATCCGACCAGAGCGCGTCGTCCTCGTACCAGTGCATGCCTCGCGGTCTCCTCCCGGGCCCGGGCCCCGTGGGTGTACTGCGGCGGTCGTTCCGGCGGCCGTGCCGTCGCACCGGCCGCCGCTTGCGTCACCGGGAGGCCGTCCGCACCCGGTGTCTCTTCAGTAGTCGGCCGCCCCGGCCGGGAAGTTCCCGGGTGATCACCGGCCGGTCCGTCGGGCCCGACGGACCGGGCCCGACGGACCGGGCCCCACGGCGCGCGGGAAGGGCCTCACGGGCGGTTCCCGGCCGGTGTGCAGGCGACGTAACCGGCGTCGTCAGCCCGGTGTCATCCCTGGGTAACGGGCCTTTCCTAGATTCGGGAGCGACCACCGCCCGCCCCGCGTCCCTCCGGGAACGCCCGCCCCCGAAGGGCCCCGCACATGACCGTGCCGCCCCCGCCGCCGGACGCCCCCGCCACCGACCGGGTGCGTACGGTCTGCTCGTACTGCGGTGTCGGCTGCGGGATCGTCCTCGACGTCGCCGCCGGACCCGACGGCCGCCGCACCGTCGTGAAGGCGTCCGGCGACCAAGCGCACCCGTCCAACGCCGGACGGCTGTGCACCAAGGGGGCGACCGGGGCGGACCTCCTCGCCGCCCCCGGCCGGCTGACCACCGCCCTGGCCCGCGCCGACCGCAGCGAGCAGCCCGCCCCGCTCGGCCGGGACGCCGCCATCGCGGAGACGGCGCGCCGGCTGCGGTCCGTGCTGGACACCCACGGCCCGGACGCGGTCGCCCTGTACGTCTCCGGCCAGATGACGCTGGAGGCGCAGTACCTCGCCAACAAGCTGGCCAAGGGGTTCCTGCGGACCAACACCATCGAGTCGAACTCCCGGCTCTGCATGGCGAGCGCGGGCAGCGGCTACAAGCTGTCCCTCGGCGCGGACGGGCCGCCCGGATCGTACGAGGACTTCGCCCACGCCGACGTCTTCCTCGTCACCGGCGCCAACATGGCCGACTGCCACCCGATCCTCTTCCTGCGGATGATGGAGCGCGTCAAGGCGGGAGCGAAGCTGATCGTCGTCGATCCCCGCCGCAACGCGACCGCCGCCAAGGCGGACCTGCACCTGCGGATCAGGCCCGGTACCGATCTGGCCCTCCTCAACGGCCTGCTGCACCTCCTCGTCGAGAACGGGCACACCGACCCCGCCTTCATCGCCGAGCACACCGAGGGCTGGGAGCGGATGCCCGCCTTCCTCCGCGACTACCCGCCCGCCGTCGTCGCGGGGATCACCGGCATCGCGGAGGACGACATCCGGCAGGCGGCCCGCTGGATCGGCGAGGCGGGGGAGTGGATGAGCTGCTGGACGATGGGGCTCAACCAGTCCACCCACGGCACCTGGAACACCAACGCGCTGATCAACCTGCACCTGGCGACCGGCGCGATCTGCCGCCCCGGCAGCGGACCGTTCTCGCTCACCGGCCAGCCCAACGCCATGGGCGGCCGCGAGATGGGCTACATGGGACCCGGACTGCCCGGCCAGCGATCGGTCCTGTCCGACGAGGACCGCGCCTTCACCGAGGAGCTGTGGGGCGTCCCGACCGGCACCCTGCGCGCGGACGGCTCGGGCAGCGGCACCGTCGACATGTTCCGGCGCATGGCCGAGGGGGAGATCAAGGCCTGCTGGATCATCTGCACCAACCCGGTCGCCTCGGTCGCCAACCGCCGGACCGTCATCGAGGGCCTGGAGGCCGCCGAATTCGTCGTCACCCAGGACGTGTTCGCCGACACCGAGACCAACGCGTACGCCGATGTCGTCCTGCCCGCCGCCCTCTGGGCCGAGTCCGAGGGCGTGATGGTCAACTCGGAGCGCACCCTCACCCTCTCCCGCCGTGCCACCGACCCTCCCGGCGAGGCGTGGCCGGACTGGCGGATCATCGCCGAGGTCGCCTGCGCCCTGGGGTACGAGGACGCCTTCGGCTACACGAGCGCCGAGGAGGTCTTCGCCGAGATCACCCGGGCCTGGAACCCGCGCACCGGCTACGACCTGCGGGGCGTGACGTACGAGCGGCTGCGTGAGACGCCCGTCCAGTGGCCGAGCGCGGACGTCGAAGGGCCCGCCCGCAACCCGGTGCGCTACCTCAACGACGGCGTCAGCCAGGAGCTGACCGTACGGTCCGACGGCCGCGTGCCCAGGCTCGCCTTCCCGCTGCCCGGCGGCCGAGCCGTCTTCCACGCCCGCCCGCACCTGCCGCCGGCCGAGCTGCCCGACGAGGACTTCCCTCACCTCCTCAACACCGGGCGGCTCCAGCACCAGTGGCACACCCTCACCAAGACCGCGAAGATCACCAGACTGAACCGGCTGGACCCGGCCCCCTTCGTGGAGATCCACCCCGACGACGCGACGGCCCTGGAACTGGCCGAGGGCGACGGCGTCGAGGTCGCCTCGCGCCGCGGCCGCGCGGTGCTCCCGGCCCGGATCACGGACCGGGTCGCGCCGGGGGAGTGCTTCGCGCCGTTCCACTGGAACGACCTGTTCGGCGAGTACCTCGGCGTGAACGCCGTGACGAACGACGCGGTCGATCCGATCTCGTTCCAGCCGGAACTGAAGGTGTGCGCGGTCCGGCTGGCGAAGGTCGCGGCTCCGGCGGTGCGGCCGGCTCCCGCCACGCCGGACCGGACGGCTCGTGCGGACGCTGCGGGGCTCGCGGACCGGATGGGGCTTACGGGGCGGCCCACGCGATCGGGAGAGCGGACGGGGCTCGCCGATCTGACGGGGCTGGCGGGAGCCCTGGGGCTGCCGGAGACCGCCCCACCGGACCTGACGGACGCGGAACGCCGCTATCTGGCCGGATTCCTGGCGGGCCTCGGCGCCCGCCCGGCAGGCACCCCGGTGCTTCCGGCCGACGCACCGTTCGCCCCGGACCACGCCCTGTGGGTCGACGGAGTGCTGGCCGGCGCCTACTCCCGGCTCCCGGACCCCCCGGGACCCGGGAGCGGGACCGCGCCACCGGAGAGCACCCCGGAGAAACAGGGCGGCCGCCCGGTCGTCGTCCTGTGGGCCTCGCAGACCGGCAACGCCGAGGAGGCCGCAGCGACGGCCGCCCGGACGCTGGCCGCCGAGGGGTACCGCACCACGCTCCTCGGCATGGACGACGGCACGCCCGCCGCACTGCCGAGCCCGGCCGACGTCCTCGTCGTCACCAGCACCTTCGGCGACGGCGACGCCCCCGACAACGGCTCCGGCTTCTGGGAGTCGCTGAACGCCCCCGAAGCCCCGCGGCTGGAAGACGTCCGCTACGCCGTACTCGCGCTCGGCGACTCCGCGTACGACGACTTCTGCGGCCACGGCCGCCGCCTGGACGAACGCCTGGGCGAACTGGGCGCCGAGCGGCTGGTCCCGCGCACCGACTGCGAACCGGAGTACGAGCAGCCCTTCGGCCAGTGGCTCAAGGAAGTCAGGGTGGCACTGGAGGCGACGCCACCGGAGGGCACCTCGGGGCCGGAGGCCACGGCGCCGCCGACGAGGCCCGCAGCGGCGACGGCGCCCCCGGCCGGCAACCAGCCCGCCCGCCCCTCCAGGGCGGCACCCGTCACCGCCCTCCTCACCGCGAACCGCCTCCTGAGCCGGCCCGGCGCCACGAAGGAGGTCCGCGCCTTCACGATCGACACGCGTCACGCCGACACGCCCCTGACGTACACGGCCGGGGATGCCCTCGGCGTACAGCCGCGCAACTGCCCCGACCTGGTGGCCGAGTGGCTTGCCGTCACCGGGCTCGACCCCGCGGCCGAGGTGGACGTCGAGGGGCACGGCACGGTCGCGCTGGAGACGGCCCTCCACCGCCACCTCGACATCACCCGCATCACCCCGGACCTGCTGCGCCTGGTCGCCGAGCGCACGGGGGACCGGTCCCTCAAGAAGCTGCTGCGCCCCGGCAACAAGGGCGAGCGGGACCGGTGGACGTGGGGGCGCCAGGCGGTCGACGTGCTGGCCGAGCACCCGGTCCGGGCCACGGCCGCCACCTGGGCCGAGGTCCTGGGACCGCTGCGGCCCCGGCTGTACTCGATAGCCTCCAGCCCGCTGGAGGACCCGCACCGGATGCGTCTCACGGTCTCCGTGATCCGCTTCGGGAGCGACCGCGGCCGGACGCGGAAGGGCGTCGCCTCCACGTTCCTCGCGGACGGCCGACCGGACAGCCCCGTCCCGGTCTTCGTCCAGCGCAACGACCGCTTCCGCCCGCCCGCCGACCCGGCCACCCCGATGATCATGGTCGGCCCCGGCACGGGAGTCGCCCCGTTCCTGGGCTTCCTGGAGGAACGCCGCGCACTCGGCCACCCCGGCGCCAACTGGCTGTTCTTCGGCGAGCAGCACCGCGCCACGGACTTCTACTACCGGGAGGAGCTCGACGCGATGAGCCGCTCGGGCACCCTCACCCGACTGGACACCGCCTTCTCCCGCGACCAGCGGGCCAAGGTCTACGTCCAGGACCGGATGCGCGAGCACGGAGCCCAGCTCTGGTCCTGGCTCCGCGAGGGCGCCCACCTCTACGTCTGCGGTGACGCCTCCCGTATGGCCAAGGACGTCGACCGGGCGCTGCGTGACATCGCCGTCGCCCACGGGGGGCTCGACCCCGACGCCGCGACCGCCCAGGTCAAACAGCTAGCCTCGGACCGCAGATACGTACGGGACGTGTACTGACGGGACGAGGGAGTACGGGGATGGCGTGGGCGGAAGTGCCGGTGGACACGAAACCCCCGGCGGCGGGCGCGGTCCTGCTGACGGGCATTCCCGGCAGCGGCAAGAGCACGGTGGCCGCGGCGCTCGCCGCCCGGTTCGCCGCCTCCGCCCACATCGAGGTGGACGCCCTCCAGGAACTCATCGTCTCCGGCGGCCGGTGGCCCTCGCCCGACCCGGACGAGGAGGCGGACCGCCAGATCTTCCTGCGCGCCCGCAACGCGTGCCTGCTGGCGGACAGTTTCGTCGCCGCGGGCTTCCTCCCGGTCATCGACGATGTCGTCGTACGCCGCGCCCACCTCGACTTCTACCGCGCCACGCTCACCGCGGGACCGCTGCACCGCGTCATCCTGGCCCCGGGCGCGGAGAAGGCCCGGGAGCGCAACCTGGCCCGGGACAAGAGGCTCACGACGGACTGGTCGTTCCTGGAGACGGCGATGCGCGACGAGCTGGCCGACGAGAAGATCTGGATCGACAGCGCGGCCCCGACCGTGGACGAGACGGTCGACGCGGTCCTGTCCGCCACCGGCCTGACTCCGACGGTGTCCTGATGCCCACGGTGCCCTGATGCCCACGGCGCCCTGACATCACCGGCGTTGTCAGACCCCCGCCGTACGGTGGAACCATCTATCCGCGCTGCTGGCTGCTGCGCTGCTGGATCGCCCCGCCCGGCTGCTCCCGGGCGGGGCGCACATCCGTCGGGTCAGGAGACGTCGCCGCGGACGCTGTCGCCGATGAGACCGTCGGTGTACGTCACGTACTGGGCGTCGAACGTGCCCTCGGCGGTGACGGTTCCGGTGACGTTCTCGCCGGGGGAGAGCGTCATGGCGTCCAGTTGGTCCTCGTCGACGCCGAGTTCGACGGTGTGCTTGCTGCCGTCGGTGTCGGTGATGGTGACGTACAGCGGGTTGACTTCGATGTCGTTCTTGCTGTTGTTCGTGATGGTGACCCGGACGCTGGTGTAGTCGTCGCCCTGGGCGAGGACGCTCTTCTTGAACGCGACGGCCTTCGCGGTGACGGTCACGGGAGCCTTCTCGGCCGGTTCCTCTTCCTTCGGTTCGTCCTTCGTCGCTTCCCCCTGGGCGGCCGACGGCTTCATGGTCGACGATTCGTTGCCGTCGCCCCCGCCACTGGCGACCATGGCGATCACGGTGATGAGGACGATCAGGCCGACGATCCCGAGGCACCCGAATCCGATGATCTTTCCGGTCTTCCTCTTCCGCGGCGGAGGCGGCTGCTGCCCCCACCCGGGCTGCTGCGGCTGACCGGGCTGCGGCTGCTGGTACGTCATGTGTCCCCCTTGTGCGGTTCGTGGAGGCATGACCGTAGCGACTCGTCGGCGAGGGAGGGGCTGGTTGTTCTGGTGGTGACGGAGGTGTGACAAAAAGGTGGAGGAAGTCCCGATCGCCCGTTCTGTACTCGAACTGATGCCGGTTTCCGGAGTCCCGGTCGACGCACGGCGAGTGGCTCGGCCCGCCGACTCACCCGTGTGCCGAACCAGCTTCTGCGTGTGTGGTCGCCCGGCGGGCAGTGGCCAGATCGCCACGACCCGGGCGGACGCCGCACTGCACTGCGCGGCCTTCGAGCCGACGACGGGCGAGGTGCTGGTGGCCAGTGCGGCCGGCGTCGTGAGCCCGGGGATCATGGAGACGTGGACGAGAACCGAAGGGCTGGGACACCATGACGGAGAAGACTTCCCGTGACTCGGGCGGTGCGATCGGCGCACCGGTCATCCTGAGCAACGAGCCCGGCTCGTTCTCCCGGGGCGTGCTGGCCGAGCGCCACCCTGCGCTCATCCAGCAGGTACGGGACGCCTTCCCGTACGGCCGCCGACAGCGCGAGGCCCTCGACGCCCTGCTGGACGAGATCACCAACGGTGTGATCGAGCCGCTCGGCCCCTCGGAGCACGACTGCGAGCGCTGGGCGGACTGGGGCCGGGAGCACTTCGGGCGTTCGTGGTACGACGCCCCGTTCCTGTGGGCGGAGAGCTACTTCTACCGCAAGCTGCTCGGCGCGGTCGGGTACTTCGGCGACGGGCCGTGGCAGGGAGTGGACCCGTTCGCCCCGTTCAAGCAGGCCGAACTGCGAGGCGGGGCAGTGGAGGAGGAGTTGCGGGCCCTGGACGCGCTCGCCGACGTTCCGGTCCAGGAGCGGGCCACGGCGCTGCTGCACGCGTCGCTCTGGGGCAACCGCGCGGACCTCGGCTTCAGCATCTCGGCGGGGGAGGCGGCAACGACCGGCGCCGCGAACCGAGGGCTGGTCGCCGACGACGGGGCCACGCTGTGGCAGCTCCTGCCCGCCGGCGCCTCGGCCACCGTAGCCGTGGTGGCCGACAACGCGGGACGTGAGCTGATTCCCGACCTCATCCTCATCGACCATCTCCTCGAACACGGGCACGCCGAGGGGGCTGTGCTCTACGTCAAGCCCGACCCGTACTACGTCTCCGACGCGATGACGGCTGACGTGGTCGACTGCCTTCGGCGCCTCACCCGGGCCCCCGGCGAAGCCGGCCGCATCGGCGGCCGCCTCTGGACAGCCATGGCCGTCGGAATCCTGGAGGTCCGCACCCACCCGTTCTTCTGCGCTCCGCTGCCGTACGGGCAGATGCCCGAGGACCTGCGCGCCGCGTTCGAGGGCGCCGCGCTCACGATCCTGAAGGGCGACCTCAACTACCGCCGTCTGGTGGGCGACCAGCAGTGGCACCCCACGACCCCCTTCGCCGAACGCACCCGGTACTTCCCCGGGGCCGTCGCGGCGCTCCGGACCCTGAAGTCCGATGTCATCGTCGGCCTGGAGCAGGGGACCGTGGATGATCTCGAACGGGATGGGGATGCCTGGCGTACGAGCGGTACCCACGCGCTGATCCAGGTGCGGGCGTAGACCTGGGTGAGGGCTTCGGGCGGGGCCGCAGGCTCCTCCCTCCTGCCTCGGTGTCGCGGTCGCCGGGCCATGCGTGCGGCAGGGGGCATACCGTAAGGCGTGCTTCCCCGGCCGCCTGCCGGCGGGCCCGCCGCGTGATCGGGCCGACGCCCACCACGGCGAACGCGCGGGTGCGGCTCAAGCCGCACCCGCTCCGCCGGGACAGGGCCAGAGGGCCGTCTCGTACGTTCTGGTCGTTCGGGGTTCGGCGGCCGGTCGGAGGTGGGACGCGTTCCGCTCCGAGCGCCTGGAGGGGCGCCGAACTGCTCGAACGATCAGCTCATCCCTTGATGAACTCGATGATCTCCGGGGCGATCTTCTTCGGGGCCATGACGACGGCGCCGTGGTTGAGTCCGGGCAGAGTGCGGTGGTCGGCCTGCGGCAGGATCTCGGTGACGGCGAGGGCGGCGCGCCGGAACGCGGCCGGGCTCTTCCCCCCGGTCAGCACGCGGGTGCGTGCGGCCACCCCCTTCCACTCCTCGGTGTCGAGCGGCTTGCCCTGCTGGGTGTCGCCCATGACCGCGATGTCATAGGGAAGAGTGCCGGCCAGCTCGGTGAGGTTGGCCCACATCTTCGGCATGAGCTTCATGAAGAACACGGCGATGCCGGGCATGCCCTGCACTCTGGTCATGAAGTACCTGACCGCGTCACTGCGCCGGCCTTCCGCGAGCATCGCGCTGATCTGCTGGGCGAGATCCCTCGGCGGCCCGTCGTCGCCTTCGGCGACGACGAACGGCGGCTCGTAGAGAGCCAGGCGTTCGACGTTCACCCCGGCAGCGGCCGCGCGCAGGGCGAGGACCGCTCCGGAGGACGAGCCGAACAGTGACGCTGAGCCGCCGACGTGTTCGACCAACGCGGCGATGTCTTCGATCTCGCGGTCGGGGGCGTAGGCAGGAGCGTCACCGCTGGCCCCCCGTCCCCGCCGGTCGTAGTTGATCACAGTGAAGTGCCGGGCGAGGAGAGCCGCGAGTCTGGCCGTGTCCGAGCGGTCCGCCAGCGCCGAGGCGACCAGGACCACGGCCGGACCGCTGCCCGACTGCTCGAAGGCGATCTCGGTGCCGTCCGCCGAGACGACACGGGCCTCGGTGCTGGGTGACTGGTCTCGCGCTGTTGCCATGTTCATCTCTCCGGTTCATCTGGGGGCCGTACCACCGTGGTGTGCGTTACCGCCCCTAGGACTCCCGCAGCGCAGAAAACTCATCGGTGCGTCAGGCGCTCCCGGACGCGGCTTGCCGACGTCCGCATGTGACGATGCGGCAGCTCGCCAGGCCGTCATCCACGCCGGCCCGACCCATCACCGTCGCCGACGGCAGCTGTCCGGGCACCGCGCTCGTGATGCCTCACCGACGCCACGGACCCGAGGCGCTGCCCGGCTGGAAGCAGGCCCCCGCACTCTCCTCGAA is a genomic window of Streptomyces sp. YPW6 containing:
- a CDS encoding alpha/beta hydrolase, with the protein product MATARDQSPSTEARVVSADGTEIAFEQSGSGPAVVLVASALADRSDTARLAALLARHFTVINYDRRGRGASGDAPAYAPDREIEDIAALVEHVGGSASLFGSSSGAVLALRAAAAGVNVERLALYEPPFVVAEGDDGPPRDLAQQISAMLAEGRRSDAVRYFMTRVQGMPGIAVFFMKLMPKMWANLTELAGTLPYDIAVMGDTQQGKPLDTEEWKGVAARTRVLTGGKSPAAFRRAALAVTEILPQADHRTLPGLNHGAVVMAPKKIAPEIIEFIKG
- a CDS encoding damage-control phosphatase ARMT1 family protein yields the protein MTEKTSRDSGGAIGAPVILSNEPGSFSRGVLAERHPALIQQVRDAFPYGRRQREALDALLDEITNGVIEPLGPSEHDCERWADWGREHFGRSWYDAPFLWAESYFYRKLLGAVGYFGDGPWQGVDPFAPFKQAELRGGAVEEELRALDALADVPVQERATALLHASLWGNRADLGFSISAGEAATTGAANRGLVADDGATLWQLLPAGASATVAVVADNAGRELIPDLILIDHLLEHGHAEGAVLYVKPDPYYVSDAMTADVVDCLRRLTRAPGEAGRIGGRLWTAMAVGILEVRTHPFFCAPLPYGQMPEDLRAAFEGAALTILKGDLNYRRLVGDQQWHPTTPFAERTRYFPGAVAALRTLKSDVIVGLEQGTVDDLERDGDAWRTSGTHALIQVRA